In the genome of Pseudomonas sp. B33.4, the window GCCTGAGCGGGCGCGACGGCAACCTCAACTACAACGTCAATGCCAACCGTTCCGACAACGGCGGCAACAACGGCTCCGCCCTGATCGGCTACCGCGCACCGTTCGCCCAACTCGGCGCGGGCGTCAGCGTCGGCAGCGGTTACCGCCAGACCTCGGTAAGCGCCGCTGGCTCCGTGCTCGGCCACAGCGACGGCCTCGAATTCGGCCAGACCCTCGGCGAAACCGTGGCCCTGGTCGAAGTCAAAGACACCCCGGACGTCGGCGTCCTCAACGCCCCCGGCACCCTCACCAACGCCAAGGGGTACGCCCTCGTGCCGTACGTCACGCCGTACCGCAAAAACCGCGTGGCACTCGACACCGGCGAGCTGGACAACAACATCGACATCGAAGAAGGCGTGACCAACGTCGTGCCCCGTCGCGGCGCCGTGGTCAAAGCCAGCTTCGCCGCCAGCCGCTCGGAAAAAGCCCTGCTCAACGTGCGCCTCAAGGACGGCAAACAACCGCCGTTCGGCACCCCCATCACCAACGAAAAAGGCGCCGGCGTCGTCGGCCAGGCCGGTCAAGTGTTGCTGTCGGTGGGTGAAGGCAAGGTCTACCAAATGAAATGGGGGGGAAAAGCCGATCAAAGCTGCCGCATCGATCTGGACGTGAGCAAAGCACCGTTGGTGGATGGTTATCGCGTGGCGGATGCCGTGTGTAAGTAAAACCGGGGCTTGATGCGCGGTGATGATCGACGCGGTTTAAGAATGCCAGGCCTCACACGCCTGGCATTTCAACGACGGGTTTAAAAACGTTCCGAGATACGTCCGACAGGCTACAACGCCTTGCGCCGTTGCCTACGACTACGCCAGAATCCGCCGGATTGTGCGCCGGGTGGGCGGGTTCTATCGTGGGTCGGTCACTGAATAGCAGTGATCGGGTTTGGTAGCCCGACTTTCCCAGGCGCATTGCGCACCTTTCGCAGAGATCTCTTTTTTTGGTCTCCGCTTTATGGTGGCCATGCGTAGGGCGTCCTCGGACGCGCCGGGCTCCTGGGCCGGTCTACCAACCTGTGCATGGCCGCCACCCCTCGTTTGGTAGCGAAGTGTGATGGCTCATTAATCGTTTCCCAGGAGTTTCATCTATGTTCAAAATTACGCCGAATCCGCCAGAAACCGATCCAATCTCAGGCGACGAATCCCCAGACGCAAAAAAATTCAACGAAGCCGTCGACCGCGCCCTCTCCCATTACCTCGGCCCCGCCCCGGAAATCATGCTCACCCCGTACCAAACCAACACGATGTTTATCGCCAACCCGAACACCAAGACTGAGGAATTGCTGGTGAATGCCAGCGAATCACTCGGCTCGGCCTCGGTGATGCTTGGGGATGTGATCGGGCTGGTTCACGGACCGGCACGCAAGACACTGCAAGGCATTGCGCAAGTGGTGATGCTTGGGGAGTTGGCGGTGAATCGGGCGTTGGATAACGTAGTGCCGACGGAGTAACGAAAACTCCTCCATGACGGTCGGGATGTCGTCATGGAGGCAGACCCACCAAGACAGAAAATAAATCAGCCCCCTTTATTCTCGTTTTATTGCCGTTAGCAACTCAGGGCGAAAGCCGAATACAGAGGGCACAACGGCAATGTGGTGTTTTCCTGGTTTTCAGGCTTTGGCGGGCTCCGAAGTGATCGGACGCAGGTTCGAATGGCCAAGAGCAGGAATGCAGTGCAACAGCCACGAAGGTTCGCGCAAGAGGCGCACGCCGAATCCACCTCTATACAACCGCTAGATCGGAAATACCGGAACCTGACCTCCTTTGATTTCAATTTTATGTTCTGAGTAGAACGCCACCGCCCCTTTGCACTCTGCGACCGGGCGGTGGCCTTTTGAATTGGGCTTGAGGAAAACATCCGCTTTACCTGCGACAACAACTCTCGCTTCAGCGGCCCCTCTGATCGCTATGGCAACTTCATCGCCTCCGGGCGAGCACGCAAAGTTGCAGGCGTAAATGCCAATACCCAATTTAGGGCCAAACAGTTTCTTCAACAGCACGCCAAATGATTCCGGATTGATAAAATCCTTTCCGGATTCAGACCGGCCCAACACTGCAGCAAAATTTCTCTTTACAAATATTTCGTCCGCATTACCCAGCCACATCTGCCCGATATAACCATGTGTGACGATCAGTACAGTGTCGATCCAACCGTCAGCCACCTCTGCCACGCTGGTCAGTTTTACAACCAGCTCTTCATATGTGCCATCGGCATGAACCAGGTGCGACACGCCTGAAAACGTCTCAACATAGCTCTCGACAC includes:
- a CDS encoding DUF6124 family protein, which codes for MFKITPNPPETDPISGDESPDAKKFNEAVDRALSHYLGPAPEIMLTPYQTNTMFIANPNTKTEELLVNASESLGSASVMLGDVIGLVHGPARKTLQGIAQVVMLGELAVNRALDNVVPTE